The following coding sequences are from one Osmia bicornis bicornis chromosome 2, iOsmBic2.1, whole genome shotgun sequence window:
- the LOC114879693 gene encoding cilia- and flagella-associated protein 69-like isoform X2, which yields MISFLFYPLLFNFLYEFCVVFRLKGRMDLPYATQLRCTRPPDSLLIGNEYPEETTLLIMNTLWSLMKSVLPPNVVPIHWKDNLPSVHCALWGLCYSFERQVCYSQCRSINVQIRNEIAVIILVILITFPSWNLVSSGIAEDVIKFFVGVETGTLRVFAENIKFGRSNEDLFFQKILLLTITHLAEVDACIFLMKEKKLMRTVLHLVNPNTKECKITWNASQFWNLWTYAINALSVLVPKMPTEFMEYYGTLRLFIILEWCLSTDYNIKIVQNWTKTICTIILNNNSILLEDFREHGVTLLLIKLINHILTFDKITMKDQRILTLALISIERLMKKQRFHQEMYGDQSITLIMELLFRCIYQKDKEIQVDQRLLLAIGSYIWECILWCPKNLEKFIGYGGVYIILDIIEIIPYPVQCVFLGVFTDMCDNYFCGPYLCTWRGIDKKTGLMSLLARMWREEEIRVKVKRFPDGSVTDEELPQMSNRQWSDTYRIKLTQNISPAVIDMIGSVRSKIYSLRKIIERDQKRYQHAKEHYKILYADLSMEDRITIFNMDLYFKIKLGQIWVEISKYFEQAGITPLGMDGQALFLMTQRYYSWGKLIKNGEQKIIKSVQIAEDIEEKDEYARIRDAKLILALDAFDELDYIYRTTNRSYLLEKKDEQIRQVNAALNFPPNADDAHCHRTFFHKPPITAIYSQHPVIKSSLRSDSNFNQVKCLPVSPCYSFISDNVCSSEISLPIITSSCILKPEEFIEDV from the exons atgatttcttttttattttatccgctactttttaattttctgtacgAATTTTGTGTTGTATTTAGATTGAAAGGAAG AATGGATCTTCCCTATGCAACTCAACTACGGTGCACAAGGCCACCAGATTCCCTATTAATAGGGAATGAATATCCTGAAGAAACTACTCTTTTAATAATGAATACCTTGTGGAGTTTAATGAAGTCTGTTCTTCCACCCAATGTTGTGCCAATTCATTGGAAGGATAATTTGCCATCTGTACACTGTGCCTTATG GGGTTTATGTTATTCATTTGAAAGACAAGTATGCTATAGCCAATGTAGAAGCATCAATGTACAAATCAGGAATGAAATTGCAGTGATTATTCTTGTAATTTTAATCACTTTTCCCTCTTGGAACCTTGTTAGTAGCGGTATAGCAGAAGATGTTATCAAATTTTTTGTTGGAGTTGAGACTGGAACTCTAAGAGTTTTTGCAGAAAATATAAAGTTTGGCAGGTCCAATGAAGATTTATTCTTCCAGAAAATTTTGTTGCTAACCATTACACATTTAGCTGAAGTTGATGCttgtattttt TTAATGAAGGAGAAAAAATTGATGAGAACTGTACTTCATCTTGTTAATCCAAATACTAAAGAATGTAAAATCACTTGGAATGCATCTCAATTTTGGAACTTATGGACATATGCCATAAATGCTTTATCTGTACTAGTCCCAAAAATGCCAACAGAATTTATGGAGTACTATGGCACGCTCAG aTTGTTCATAATATTAGAATGGTGCTTAAGTACAgactataatataaaaatagttcAAAATTGGACAAAAACAATTTGCacaattattttgaataataattcgATTTTACTAGAAGATTTCCGGGAACATGGagttacattattattaatca AACTCATAAATCATATTTTGACCTTTGACAAGATTACAATGAAGGATCAAAGAATTTTAACATTAGCTTTAATCTCAATTGAGAGACTGATGAAAAAACAAAGATTTCACCAAGAAATGTATGGAGATCAAAGTATTACATTAATTATGGAACTATTATTCAGGTGTATATATCAAAAGGATAAGGAAATTCAAGTAGACCAACG TCTTTTATTAGCAATAGGTTCATACATTTGGGAATGTATATTATGGTGTCctaaaaatcttgaaaaattcattggGTATGGTGGAGTATACATTATTCTTGacataattgaaattattccaTATCCTGTTCAATGTGTATTCCTGGGTGTATTCACTGATATGTgcgataattatttttgtgGGCCATATTTGTGTACATGGAGAGGAATTGATAAGAAAACAGGACTGATGTCCTTATTAGCAAGAATGtggagagaagaagaaatacgAGTTAAAGTTAAAAGATTCCCGGATGGTTCTGTTACAg ATGAAGAATTACCCCAGATGAGCAATAGACAATGGTCAGACACTTACCGTATTAAATTAACTCAAAACATTAGCCCAGCAGTAATTGATATGATTGGTTCAGTAAGATCAAAGATATATAGccttagaaaaataattgaaagggATCAGAAAAGATATCAACATGCAAAGGAgcattacaaaatattatatgCTGATCTTTCAATGGAAGATAGA ATTACAATATTTAACATGgatttgtattttaaaataaagttaGGTCAAATATGGGTagaaatttctaaatattttgaaCAGGCTGGCATTACTCCACTTGGCATGGATGGACAGGCACTTTTTTTGATGACCCAAAGATACTATTCTTGGGGTAAACTAATCAAAAATGGAGagcaaaaaataataaaatctgtaCAGATTGCAGAGGATATAGAAGAAAAAGATGAATATGCCAGAATTCGTGATGCCAAACTTATTCTAGCATTAGATGCATTTGATGAATTAGACTATATATATAGAACAACAAATAGATCATATTTATTAGAGAAAAAAGATGAACAAATTCGGCAGGTTAACGCAGCTTTAAATTTCCCGCCTAACGCAGACGATGCACATTGTCATAGAACATTCTTTCATAAACCCCCAATTACG gCTATATATAGTCAACATCCAGTAATAAAGAGTAGTTTAAGATCAGattcaaattttaatcaagTGAAATGTCTTCCTGTTTCTCCTTGTTATTCGTTTATTTCGGACAATGTGTGTTCTTCTGAAATTTCTTTGCCTATCATAACAAGTAGCTGTATTCTTAAACCAGAAGAATTTATCGAAGATGTGTAA
- the LOC114879693 gene encoding cilia- and flagella-associated protein 69-like isoform X1: MDRCEDNVLIFDKLEATDVWKESNCPVYITPNCARTDKIPKELFDFDDHSKFDVDYILQKLHELISDPVTSTSVLRICRFLHDYLYYIGTGGYKIKHLPIIIKLLEFLAQNVESVKEYEIHLNQMLELCSLPPILEKSSEAFFNSDIMEQYFTILGHLLVILPKQEQILKVHKALHSLLLKKKSKNTTAIKQKLCHTAVEKSQLPVIMTELLKSSSPDMYPKLLEVVFLLSSISYGCSHKMIETGILNIILIRMDLPYATQLRCTRPPDSLLIGNEYPEETTLLIMNTLWSLMKSVLPPNVVPIHWKDNLPSVHCALWGLCYSFERQVCYSQCRSINVQIRNEIAVIILVILITFPSWNLVSSGIAEDVIKFFVGVETGTLRVFAENIKFGRSNEDLFFQKILLLTITHLAEVDACIFLMKEKKLMRTVLHLVNPNTKECKITWNASQFWNLWTYAINALSVLVPKMPTEFMEYYGTLRLFIILEWCLSTDYNIKIVQNWTKTICTIILNNNSILLEDFREHGVTLLLIKLINHILTFDKITMKDQRILTLALISIERLMKKQRFHQEMYGDQSITLIMELLFRCIYQKDKEIQVDQRLLLAIGSYIWECILWCPKNLEKFIGYGGVYIILDIIEIIPYPVQCVFLGVFTDMCDNYFCGPYLCTWRGIDKKTGLMSLLARMWREEEIRVKVKRFPDGSVTDEELPQMSNRQWSDTYRIKLTQNISPAVIDMIGSVRSKIYSLRKIIERDQKRYQHAKEHYKILYADLSMEDRITIFNMDLYFKIKLGQIWVEISKYFEQAGITPLGMDGQALFLMTQRYYSWGKLIKNGEQKIIKSVQIAEDIEEKDEYARIRDAKLILALDAFDELDYIYRTTNRSYLLEKKDEQIRQVNAALNFPPNADDAHCHRTFFHKPPITAIYSQHPVIKSSLRSDSNFNQVKCLPVSPCYSFISDNVCSSEISLPIITSSCILKPEEFIEDV, translated from the exons atggaTCGATGTGAAGACAATGTActaatttttgataaattggAAGCTACTGATGTTTGGAAAGAATCTAATTGCCCAGTATACATCACACCAAATTGTGCAAGAACTGATAAGATACCAAAAGAATTATTTGATTTTGATGATCATTCAAAATTTGATGTagattatattttacaaaaattacatGAACTTATCTCTGATCCAGTAACAAGTACTAGTGTTCTTAGAATATGTAGATTTCTGCATGATTATCTTTATTATATAGGAACTGGTGGTTAC aaaataaaacacttgcccataataataaaattattagaatttttgGCACAAAATGTTGAATCTGTTAAAGAATATGAGATACATCTTAATCAAATGCTAGAGCTTTGTAGTTTACCACCCATATTAGAAAAGTCTTCTGAAGCCTTTTTTAATTCTGATATAATGGAACagtattttacaatattagGACATCTTCTTGTAATCTTACCAAAGCAAGAACAGATATTGAAAGTTCATAAAGCGCTTCACTCTTtactgttgaaaaaaaaatcaaaaaatacTACTGCAATAAAGCAGAAACTTTGTCATACAGCTGTAGAAAAATCACAGTTGCCAGTAATTATGACcgaattattaaaatcttCTTCACCAGACATGTATCCAAAATTGTTAGAAGTGGTTTTTTTACTTTCATCTATCTCATATGGATGCT CTCATAAGATGATTGAGACTGGTATACTAAACATTATACTCATTAGAATGGATCTTCCCTATGCAACTCAACTACGGTGCACAAGGCCACCAGATTCCCTATTAATAGGGAATGAATATCCTGAAGAAACTACTCTTTTAATAATGAATACCTTGTGGAGTTTAATGAAGTCTGTTCTTCCACCCAATGTTGTGCCAATTCATTGGAAGGATAATTTGCCATCTGTACACTGTGCCTTATG GGGTTTATGTTATTCATTTGAAAGACAAGTATGCTATAGCCAATGTAGAAGCATCAATGTACAAATCAGGAATGAAATTGCAGTGATTATTCTTGTAATTTTAATCACTTTTCCCTCTTGGAACCTTGTTAGTAGCGGTATAGCAGAAGATGTTATCAAATTTTTTGTTGGAGTTGAGACTGGAACTCTAAGAGTTTTTGCAGAAAATATAAAGTTTGGCAGGTCCAATGAAGATTTATTCTTCCAGAAAATTTTGTTGCTAACCATTACACATTTAGCTGAAGTTGATGCttgtattttt TTAATGAAGGAGAAAAAATTGATGAGAACTGTACTTCATCTTGTTAATCCAAATACTAAAGAATGTAAAATCACTTGGAATGCATCTCAATTTTGGAACTTATGGACATATGCCATAAATGCTTTATCTGTACTAGTCCCAAAAATGCCAACAGAATTTATGGAGTACTATGGCACGCTCAG aTTGTTCATAATATTAGAATGGTGCTTAAGTACAgactataatataaaaatagttcAAAATTGGACAAAAACAATTTGCacaattattttgaataataattcgATTTTACTAGAAGATTTCCGGGAACATGGagttacattattattaatca AACTCATAAATCATATTTTGACCTTTGACAAGATTACAATGAAGGATCAAAGAATTTTAACATTAGCTTTAATCTCAATTGAGAGACTGATGAAAAAACAAAGATTTCACCAAGAAATGTATGGAGATCAAAGTATTACATTAATTATGGAACTATTATTCAGGTGTATATATCAAAAGGATAAGGAAATTCAAGTAGACCAACG TCTTTTATTAGCAATAGGTTCATACATTTGGGAATGTATATTATGGTGTCctaaaaatcttgaaaaattcattggGTATGGTGGAGTATACATTATTCTTGacataattgaaattattccaTATCCTGTTCAATGTGTATTCCTGGGTGTATTCACTGATATGTgcgataattatttttgtgGGCCATATTTGTGTACATGGAGAGGAATTGATAAGAAAACAGGACTGATGTCCTTATTAGCAAGAATGtggagagaagaagaaatacgAGTTAAAGTTAAAAGATTCCCGGATGGTTCTGTTACAg ATGAAGAATTACCCCAGATGAGCAATAGACAATGGTCAGACACTTACCGTATTAAATTAACTCAAAACATTAGCCCAGCAGTAATTGATATGATTGGTTCAGTAAGATCAAAGATATATAGccttagaaaaataattgaaagggATCAGAAAAGATATCAACATGCAAAGGAgcattacaaaatattatatgCTGATCTTTCAATGGAAGATAGA ATTACAATATTTAACATGgatttgtattttaaaataaagttaGGTCAAATATGGGTagaaatttctaaatattttgaaCAGGCTGGCATTACTCCACTTGGCATGGATGGACAGGCACTTTTTTTGATGACCCAAAGATACTATTCTTGGGGTAAACTAATCAAAAATGGAGagcaaaaaataataaaatctgtaCAGATTGCAGAGGATATAGAAGAAAAAGATGAATATGCCAGAATTCGTGATGCCAAACTTATTCTAGCATTAGATGCATTTGATGAATTAGACTATATATATAGAACAACAAATAGATCATATTTATTAGAGAAAAAAGATGAACAAATTCGGCAGGTTAACGCAGCTTTAAATTTCCCGCCTAACGCAGACGATGCACATTGTCATAGAACATTCTTTCATAAACCCCCAATTACG gCTATATATAGTCAACATCCAGTAATAAAGAGTAGTTTAAGATCAGattcaaattttaatcaagTGAAATGTCTTCCTGTTTCTCCTTGTTATTCGTTTATTTCGGACAATGTGTGTTCTTCTGAAATTTCTTTGCCTATCATAACAAGTAGCTGTATTCTTAAACCAGAAGAATTTATCGAAGATGTGTAA
- the LOC114879693 gene encoding cilia- and flagella-associated protein 69-like isoform X3: MLMDLPYATQLRCTRPPDSLLIGNEYPEETTLLIMNTLWSLMKSVLPPNVVPIHWKDNLPSVHCALWGLCYSFERQVCYSQCRSINVQIRNEIAVIILVILITFPSWNLVSSGIAEDVIKFFVGVETGTLRVFAENIKFGRSNEDLFFQKILLLTITHLAEVDACIFLMKEKKLMRTVLHLVNPNTKECKITWNASQFWNLWTYAINALSVLVPKMPTEFMEYYGTLRLFIILEWCLSTDYNIKIVQNWTKTICTIILNNNSILLEDFREHGVTLLLIKLINHILTFDKITMKDQRILTLALISIERLMKKQRFHQEMYGDQSITLIMELLFRCIYQKDKEIQVDQRLLLAIGSYIWECILWCPKNLEKFIGYGGVYIILDIIEIIPYPVQCVFLGVFTDMCDNYFCGPYLCTWRGIDKKTGLMSLLARMWREEEIRVKVKRFPDGSVTDEELPQMSNRQWSDTYRIKLTQNISPAVIDMIGSVRSKIYSLRKIIERDQKRYQHAKEHYKILYADLSMEDRITIFNMDLYFKIKLGQIWVEISKYFEQAGITPLGMDGQALFLMTQRYYSWGKLIKNGEQKIIKSVQIAEDIEEKDEYARIRDAKLILALDAFDELDYIYRTTNRSYLLEKKDEQIRQVNAALNFPPNADDAHCHRTFFHKPPITAIYSQHPVIKSSLRSDSNFNQVKCLPVSPCYSFISDNVCSSEISLPIITSSCILKPEEFIEDV; this comes from the exons ATGCT AATGGATCTTCCCTATGCAACTCAACTACGGTGCACAAGGCCACCAGATTCCCTATTAATAGGGAATGAATATCCTGAAGAAACTACTCTTTTAATAATGAATACCTTGTGGAGTTTAATGAAGTCTGTTCTTCCACCCAATGTTGTGCCAATTCATTGGAAGGATAATTTGCCATCTGTACACTGTGCCTTATG GGGTTTATGTTATTCATTTGAAAGACAAGTATGCTATAGCCAATGTAGAAGCATCAATGTACAAATCAGGAATGAAATTGCAGTGATTATTCTTGTAATTTTAATCACTTTTCCCTCTTGGAACCTTGTTAGTAGCGGTATAGCAGAAGATGTTATCAAATTTTTTGTTGGAGTTGAGACTGGAACTCTAAGAGTTTTTGCAGAAAATATAAAGTTTGGCAGGTCCAATGAAGATTTATTCTTCCAGAAAATTTTGTTGCTAACCATTACACATTTAGCTGAAGTTGATGCttgtattttt TTAATGAAGGAGAAAAAATTGATGAGAACTGTACTTCATCTTGTTAATCCAAATACTAAAGAATGTAAAATCACTTGGAATGCATCTCAATTTTGGAACTTATGGACATATGCCATAAATGCTTTATCTGTACTAGTCCCAAAAATGCCAACAGAATTTATGGAGTACTATGGCACGCTCAG aTTGTTCATAATATTAGAATGGTGCTTAAGTACAgactataatataaaaatagttcAAAATTGGACAAAAACAATTTGCacaattattttgaataataattcgATTTTACTAGAAGATTTCCGGGAACATGGagttacattattattaatca AACTCATAAATCATATTTTGACCTTTGACAAGATTACAATGAAGGATCAAAGAATTTTAACATTAGCTTTAATCTCAATTGAGAGACTGATGAAAAAACAAAGATTTCACCAAGAAATGTATGGAGATCAAAGTATTACATTAATTATGGAACTATTATTCAGGTGTATATATCAAAAGGATAAGGAAATTCAAGTAGACCAACG TCTTTTATTAGCAATAGGTTCATACATTTGGGAATGTATATTATGGTGTCctaaaaatcttgaaaaattcattggGTATGGTGGAGTATACATTATTCTTGacataattgaaattattccaTATCCTGTTCAATGTGTATTCCTGGGTGTATTCACTGATATGTgcgataattatttttgtgGGCCATATTTGTGTACATGGAGAGGAATTGATAAGAAAACAGGACTGATGTCCTTATTAGCAAGAATGtggagagaagaagaaatacgAGTTAAAGTTAAAAGATTCCCGGATGGTTCTGTTACAg ATGAAGAATTACCCCAGATGAGCAATAGACAATGGTCAGACACTTACCGTATTAAATTAACTCAAAACATTAGCCCAGCAGTAATTGATATGATTGGTTCAGTAAGATCAAAGATATATAGccttagaaaaataattgaaagggATCAGAAAAGATATCAACATGCAAAGGAgcattacaaaatattatatgCTGATCTTTCAATGGAAGATAGA ATTACAATATTTAACATGgatttgtattttaaaataaagttaGGTCAAATATGGGTagaaatttctaaatattttgaaCAGGCTGGCATTACTCCACTTGGCATGGATGGACAGGCACTTTTTTTGATGACCCAAAGATACTATTCTTGGGGTAAACTAATCAAAAATGGAGagcaaaaaataataaaatctgtaCAGATTGCAGAGGATATAGAAGAAAAAGATGAATATGCCAGAATTCGTGATGCCAAACTTATTCTAGCATTAGATGCATTTGATGAATTAGACTATATATATAGAACAACAAATAGATCATATTTATTAGAGAAAAAAGATGAACAAATTCGGCAGGTTAACGCAGCTTTAAATTTCCCGCCTAACGCAGACGATGCACATTGTCATAGAACATTCTTTCATAAACCCCCAATTACG gCTATATATAGTCAACATCCAGTAATAAAGAGTAGTTTAAGATCAGattcaaattttaatcaagTGAAATGTCTTCCTGTTTCTCCTTGTTATTCGTTTATTTCGGACAATGTGTGTTCTTCTGAAATTTCTTTGCCTATCATAACAAGTAGCTGTATTCTTAAACCAGAAGAATTTATCGAAGATGTGTAA
- the LOC114879693 gene encoding cilia- and flagella-associated protein 69-like isoform X4 produces the protein MDLPYATQLRCTRPPDSLLIGNEYPEETTLLIMNTLWSLMKSVLPPNVVPIHWKDNLPSVHCALWGLCYSFERQVCYSQCRSINVQIRNEIAVIILVILITFPSWNLVSSGIAEDVIKFFVGVETGTLRVFAENIKFGRSNEDLFFQKILLLTITHLAEVDACIFLMKEKKLMRTVLHLVNPNTKECKITWNASQFWNLWTYAINALSVLVPKMPTEFMEYYGTLRLFIILEWCLSTDYNIKIVQNWTKTICTIILNNNSILLEDFREHGVTLLLIKLINHILTFDKITMKDQRILTLALISIERLMKKQRFHQEMYGDQSITLIMELLFRCIYQKDKEIQVDQRLLLAIGSYIWECILWCPKNLEKFIGYGGVYIILDIIEIIPYPVQCVFLGVFTDMCDNYFCGPYLCTWRGIDKKTGLMSLLARMWREEEIRVKVKRFPDGSVTDEELPQMSNRQWSDTYRIKLTQNISPAVIDMIGSVRSKIYSLRKIIERDQKRYQHAKEHYKILYADLSMEDRITIFNMDLYFKIKLGQIWVEISKYFEQAGITPLGMDGQALFLMTQRYYSWGKLIKNGEQKIIKSVQIAEDIEEKDEYARIRDAKLILALDAFDELDYIYRTTNRSYLLEKKDEQIRQVNAALNFPPNADDAHCHRTFFHKPPITAIYSQHPVIKSSLRSDSNFNQVKCLPVSPCYSFISDNVCSSEISLPIITSSCILKPEEFIEDV, from the exons ATGGATCTTCCCTATGCAACTCAACTACGGTGCACAAGGCCACCAGATTCCCTATTAATAGGGAATGAATATCCTGAAGAAACTACTCTTTTAATAATGAATACCTTGTGGAGTTTAATGAAGTCTGTTCTTCCACCCAATGTTGTGCCAATTCATTGGAAGGATAATTTGCCATCTGTACACTGTGCCTTATG GGGTTTATGTTATTCATTTGAAAGACAAGTATGCTATAGCCAATGTAGAAGCATCAATGTACAAATCAGGAATGAAATTGCAGTGATTATTCTTGTAATTTTAATCACTTTTCCCTCTTGGAACCTTGTTAGTAGCGGTATAGCAGAAGATGTTATCAAATTTTTTGTTGGAGTTGAGACTGGAACTCTAAGAGTTTTTGCAGAAAATATAAAGTTTGGCAGGTCCAATGAAGATTTATTCTTCCAGAAAATTTTGTTGCTAACCATTACACATTTAGCTGAAGTTGATGCttgtattttt TTAATGAAGGAGAAAAAATTGATGAGAACTGTACTTCATCTTGTTAATCCAAATACTAAAGAATGTAAAATCACTTGGAATGCATCTCAATTTTGGAACTTATGGACATATGCCATAAATGCTTTATCTGTACTAGTCCCAAAAATGCCAACAGAATTTATGGAGTACTATGGCACGCTCAG aTTGTTCATAATATTAGAATGGTGCTTAAGTACAgactataatataaaaatagttcAAAATTGGACAAAAACAATTTGCacaattattttgaataataattcgATTTTACTAGAAGATTTCCGGGAACATGGagttacattattattaatca AACTCATAAATCATATTTTGACCTTTGACAAGATTACAATGAAGGATCAAAGAATTTTAACATTAGCTTTAATCTCAATTGAGAGACTGATGAAAAAACAAAGATTTCACCAAGAAATGTATGGAGATCAAAGTATTACATTAATTATGGAACTATTATTCAGGTGTATATATCAAAAGGATAAGGAAATTCAAGTAGACCAACG TCTTTTATTAGCAATAGGTTCATACATTTGGGAATGTATATTATGGTGTCctaaaaatcttgaaaaattcattggGTATGGTGGAGTATACATTATTCTTGacataattgaaattattccaTATCCTGTTCAATGTGTATTCCTGGGTGTATTCACTGATATGTgcgataattatttttgtgGGCCATATTTGTGTACATGGAGAGGAATTGATAAGAAAACAGGACTGATGTCCTTATTAGCAAGAATGtggagagaagaagaaatacgAGTTAAAGTTAAAAGATTCCCGGATGGTTCTGTTACAg ATGAAGAATTACCCCAGATGAGCAATAGACAATGGTCAGACACTTACCGTATTAAATTAACTCAAAACATTAGCCCAGCAGTAATTGATATGATTGGTTCAGTAAGATCAAAGATATATAGccttagaaaaataattgaaagggATCAGAAAAGATATCAACATGCAAAGGAgcattacaaaatattatatgCTGATCTTTCAATGGAAGATAGA ATTACAATATTTAACATGgatttgtattttaaaataaagttaGGTCAAATATGGGTagaaatttctaaatattttgaaCAGGCTGGCATTACTCCACTTGGCATGGATGGACAGGCACTTTTTTTGATGACCCAAAGATACTATTCTTGGGGTAAACTAATCAAAAATGGAGagcaaaaaataataaaatctgtaCAGATTGCAGAGGATATAGAAGAAAAAGATGAATATGCCAGAATTCGTGATGCCAAACTTATTCTAGCATTAGATGCATTTGATGAATTAGACTATATATATAGAACAACAAATAGATCATATTTATTAGAGAAAAAAGATGAACAAATTCGGCAGGTTAACGCAGCTTTAAATTTCCCGCCTAACGCAGACGATGCACATTGTCATAGAACATTCTTTCATAAACCCCCAATTACG gCTATATATAGTCAACATCCAGTAATAAAGAGTAGTTTAAGATCAGattcaaattttaatcaagTGAAATGTCTTCCTGTTTCTCCTTGTTATTCGTTTATTTCGGACAATGTGTGTTCTTCTGAAATTTCTTTGCCTATCATAACAAGTAGCTGTATTCTTAAACCAGAAGAATTTATCGAAGATGTGTAA